The following are encoded together in the Oncorhynchus masou masou isolate Uvic2021 chromosome 5, UVic_Omas_1.1, whole genome shotgun sequence genome:
- the LOC135539941 gene encoding probable protein BRICK1 yields the protein MAGQEDPVQREIHQDWANREYIEVITSSIKKIADFLNSFDMSCRSRLATLNEKLTALERRIEYIEARVTKGETLT from the exons ATGGCCGGTCAAGAAGATCCTGTGCAGAGGGAGATCCACCAAGACTGGGCAAATCGAGAATACATTGAGGTTATCACAAGCAGCATAAAGAAAATAGCAGATTTCCTCAATTCCTTTG ATATGTCCTGCCGGTCTCGTTTGGCCACCCTAAATGAAAAGCTGACAGCGTTAGAGAGGAGAATTGAGTACATTGAAGCAAGG GTCACAAAAGGAGAGACCTTGACCTAA
- the LOC135539940 gene encoding ER membrane protein complex subunit 3-like translates to MDEPELLLDSNIRLWVVLPIVFITFLVGVIRHYVSILLQSDKKLTLEQVSDSQVLIRSRILRENGKYIPKQSFLMRKYYFNNQEDGFLKNTKRKVVPPSPMTDPSMLTDMMKGNVTNVLPMILIGGWINWTFSGFVTTKVPFPLTLRFKPMLQQGIELLSLDASWVSSASWYFLNVFGLRSMYSLILGQDNGADQSRIMQEQMSGAAMAMPADTNKAFKAEWEALELTDHQWALEGVEEELMSRELDLDGMFSKELPTGIF, encoded by the exons ATGGATGAGCCGGAGCTTCTGCTGGACTCCAATATCAGACTTTGGGTGGTCTTGCCCATCGTCTTTATCACGTTCCTTGTTGGGGTGATTCGACATTATGTCTCCATTCTGCTTCAGAGTGACAAGAAGCTGACATTAGAGCAGGTGTCAGACAG CCAGGTTCTTATCAGGAGCAGAATCCTCAGAGAGAATGGGAAGTACATTCCGAAACAG TCTTTCTTGATGAGGAAGTATTACTTCAATAATCAAGAAGATGGCTTCTTAAAAAATACCAAAAGGAAGGTTGTTCCTCCCTCCCCAATGACAG ACCCCAGCATGCTGACAGACATGATGAAAGGCAACGTGACCAATGTACTTCCCATGATCCTCATCGGAGGCTGGATCAACTGGACCTTCTCGGGGTTTGTCACAA CCAAGGTTCCCTTTCCTCTCACCCTGCGCTTCAAGCCCATGTTGCAACAAGGAATCGAGTTACTCTCACTTGATGCTTCCTG GGTGAGCTCAGCGTCGTGGTATTTCCTGAATGTGTTTGGGCTGCGAAGCATGTACTCCTTAATTCTAGGACAAGATAATG GTGCCGATCAGTCCAGGATCATGCAGGAGCAGATGAGTGGTGCTGCCATGGCCATGCCTGCAGACACAAACAAAGCCTTCAAG GCAGAATGGGAGGCTCTTGAGCTAACTGACCACCAGTGGGCACTGGAGGGTGTTGAGGAGGAGCTAATGAGCAGGGAACTGGATCTAGATGGAATGTTCAGTAAGGAGTTACCAACGGGTATCTTCTGA